The Caballeronia sp. SL2Y3 genome includes a window with the following:
- a CDS encoding acyl-CoA dehydrogenase translates to MSYRAPVKDMLFVMKELADIDSIAALPGFEDGNFDTAQAVVEEAARFCGEVLAPLNVTGDRQPSTWANGQVTTTPGFKDAFRQFAEGGWQGIVHPAEFGGQNLPKLIATACIEMLNSANLSFALCPLLTDGAIEALLTAGSEEQKARYLPKFISGEWTGTMNLTEPQAGSDLALVRTRAEPQGDGTYKLFGTKIFITYGEHDMTENIVHLVLARTPDAPEGVKGISLFIVPKFLVNHDGSLGERNDVHCVSIEHKLGIKASPTAVLQYGDQGGAIGYLIGEENRGLEYMFIMMNAARFAVGMQGVAVSERAYQQAVAYAKERVQSRPVDGSAKAAVPIIQHPDVRRMLATMRAYTEGARALAYVAAAHSDLAHAHPEEPVRKRHQAVYEFLVPIVKGFSTEISVDVASLGVQVHGGMGFIEETGAAQHYRDARILPIYEGTTAIQANDLIGRKTVRDGGATAQALLAQIDQTIAALAEVDGQAFKSMHRHLSAGSLSLARVIEFVVARFKSDPNAVFAGSVPYLKLAGIVLSGWQMARAMLVAQAKRAEDEPFYSAKIATAEFFAEHILSHAPGFEAAIVSANGHEGVLALSEDQF, encoded by the coding sequence ATGAGCTACCGCGCTCCCGTGAAGGACATGCTGTTCGTCATGAAGGAACTGGCCGATATCGACAGCATCGCGGCGCTGCCGGGCTTTGAGGACGGCAACTTCGACACCGCGCAGGCTGTCGTCGAAGAAGCCGCGCGTTTCTGCGGCGAAGTGCTTGCGCCGCTGAACGTCACGGGCGACAGGCAACCCAGCACGTGGGCGAACGGACAGGTGACGACGACGCCCGGCTTCAAGGACGCGTTTCGCCAGTTCGCGGAGGGCGGGTGGCAAGGCATCGTGCATCCGGCGGAGTTCGGCGGACAGAACTTGCCGAAGCTCATCGCGACCGCCTGCATCGAAATGCTCAACTCGGCCAATCTCTCGTTCGCGCTCTGTCCGCTGCTGACAGACGGCGCCATCGAAGCGTTGCTGACTGCCGGCAGCGAAGAGCAGAAGGCGCGCTATCTGCCGAAGTTCATTTCCGGCGAATGGACCGGCACGATGAACTTGACCGAGCCGCAAGCCGGCTCCGATCTCGCGCTCGTGCGCACGCGCGCCGAGCCGCAGGGCGATGGCACGTACAAGCTCTTCGGCACGAAAATCTTCATCACGTACGGCGAGCACGACATGACGGAGAACATCGTGCATCTGGTGCTCGCTCGCACGCCGGATGCGCCGGAGGGCGTGAAGGGCATCTCGCTCTTTATCGTGCCGAAGTTTCTCGTCAACCACGACGGGTCGCTCGGAGAACGCAACGACGTGCATTGCGTGTCCATCGAGCACAAGCTCGGCATCAAGGCGAGCCCGACCGCCGTGCTGCAATATGGCGACCAAGGCGGCGCGATCGGCTATCTGATCGGCGAGGAGAATCGCGGCCTCGAATACATGTTCATCATGATGAACGCCGCGCGTTTCGCCGTCGGCATGCAGGGCGTCGCGGTGTCCGAGCGGGCGTATCAGCAGGCCGTCGCGTATGCGAAAGAGCGCGTGCAGAGCCGCCCGGTGGATGGCAGCGCGAAAGCCGCGGTGCCGATCATTCAACATCCGGACGTGCGCCGCATGCTCGCCACCATGCGCGCCTATACGGAAGGCGCACGCGCGCTCGCGTATGTCGCCGCCGCGCATAGCGACCTGGCGCATGCGCATCCCGAGGAGCCGGTGCGCAAGCGGCATCAGGCGGTCTATGAATTCCTCGTGCCGATCGTCAAGGGCTTCAGCACCGAAATCTCGGTGGACGTCGCGAGCCTCGGCGTGCAGGTGCATGGCGGCATGGGCTTCATCGAGGAAACCGGCGCCGCGCAGCATTATCGCGATGCGCGCATCCTGCCCATCTACGAAGGCACGACCGCAATTCAGGCCAACGATCTGATCGGGCGCAAGACCGTGCGCGATGGAGGCGCGACCGCGCAGGCGCTGCTCGCACAGATCGACCAGACCATCGCGGCGCTCGCCGAGGTCGACGGGCAGGCGTTCAAGTCGATGCATCGTCATCTGAGCGCGGGCAGCTTGTCGCTCGCGCGCGTCATCGAGTTCGTCGTCGCGCGGTTCAAGAGCGATCCGAACGCGGTGTTCGCGGGCAGCGTGCCGTATCTGAAGCTCGCCGGCATTGTGCTTTCCGGCTGGCAAATGGCCCGCGCGATGCTCGTCGCGCAAGCGAAACGCGCCGAGGACGAGCCGTTCTATTCGGCGAAGATCGCCACCGCCGAGTTCTTCGCGGAACACATCTTGTCGCACGCGCCCGGCTTCGAGGCGGCGATCGTGAGCGCCAACGGACACGAAGGCGTGCTCGCCCTGAGCGAAGATCAGTTCTGA
- a CDS encoding electron transfer flavoprotein subunit alpha/FixB family protein translates to MTTLVIAEHDNASIKAATLNTVAAAAKLGGDIHILVAGSNAHGAAEQAAKIAGVSKVLLADAPQLAEGLAENVEGTVLNIAKDYSHIVAPATAYGKNIAPRIAAHLDVAQISEITAVVSADTFERPIYAGNAIATVQSADAIKVITVRATGFDPVAAEGGSASVEKIEAAADAGVSQFVNREVTKLDRPELTSANIIVSGGRGLGSGENYTQVLEPLADKLGAALGASRAAVDAGYVPNDYQVGQTGKIVAPQLYVAVGISGAIQHLAGMKDSKVIVAINKDAEAPIFSVADYGLVGDLFSVVPELVKELG, encoded by the coding sequence GTGACGACTCTCGTAATTGCGGAACACGACAACGCGTCGATCAAGGCGGCGACGTTGAACACGGTCGCGGCAGCGGCCAAGCTGGGCGGCGATATTCACATTCTCGTCGCGGGTTCGAACGCCCACGGCGCGGCGGAACAGGCGGCGAAGATCGCGGGCGTTTCGAAGGTGCTGCTGGCCGATGCGCCGCAACTCGCCGAAGGACTCGCGGAGAACGTCGAAGGCACGGTGCTGAATATCGCGAAGGATTATTCGCACATCGTCGCGCCCGCGACGGCTTACGGCAAGAACATCGCGCCGCGTATCGCCGCGCATCTGGATGTCGCGCAGATCAGCGAGATCACGGCTGTCGTCAGCGCCGATACGTTCGAGCGCCCGATCTACGCGGGCAATGCCATCGCGACGGTGCAATCGGCTGATGCCATCAAGGTCATCACCGTGCGCGCGACGGGCTTCGATCCGGTTGCGGCGGAAGGCGGTAGCGCATCGGTCGAGAAGATCGAAGCAGCAGCCGATGCAGGCGTCTCGCAGTTCGTGAACCGCGAAGTGACGAAGCTCGATCGCCCGGAATTGACAAGCGCGAACATCATCGTCTCGGGCGGGCGCGGTCTCGGCAGCGGCGAGAACTACACGCAAGTGCTGGAGCCGCTCGCGGACAAGCTCGGCGCGGCGCTTGGCGCATCGCGTGCAGCCGTCGATGCGGGCTACGTGCCGAACGATTATCAAGTGGGTCAGACGGGCAAGATCGTCGCGCCGCAGTTGTATGTGGCGGTCGGCATCTCGGGCGCGATTCAGCACTTGGCCGGCATGAAGGACAGCAAGGTGATCGTCGCGATCAACAAGGACGCCGAAGCGCCTATCTTCAGCGTGGCGGATTACGGCCTCGTCGGCGATCTGTTCTCGGTGGTGCCGGAGCTGGTCAAAGAACTCGGCTGA
- a CDS encoding electron transfer flavoprotein subunit beta/FixA family protein — protein MKILVPVKRVVDYNVKVRVKSDNTGVELANVKMSMNPFDEIAVEEAVRLKEAGVATEVIAVSCGVTQCQETLRTALAIGADRAILVETSEELQPLAVAKLLKALVDQEKPELVILGKQAIDDDSNQTGQMLAALAGLPQATFASKVVIADGRATVAREVDGGAETLSLKLPAVVTTDLRLNEPRYVTLPNIMKAKKKPLTTVTPADLGVDVAPRLKTLKVTEPPKRSAGVTVPDVKTLVEKLKTEAKVI, from the coding sequence ATGAAAATTCTGGTGCCAGTCAAGCGCGTGGTCGACTACAACGTGAAGGTCCGGGTGAAATCGGACAACACGGGCGTCGAACTCGCCAACGTGAAGATGTCGATGAACCCGTTCGACGAAATCGCCGTGGAAGAGGCGGTGCGGCTGAAGGAAGCGGGCGTCGCAACTGAAGTGATCGCGGTGTCGTGCGGCGTCACGCAATGTCAGGAAACGCTGCGCACGGCGCTGGCGATCGGCGCGGATCGGGCGATTCTCGTTGAAACGTCAGAAGAGTTGCAGCCGCTCGCAGTGGCGAAGCTGCTGAAGGCTTTGGTCGATCAGGAAAAGCCGGAACTCGTGATTCTCGGCAAGCAGGCCATTGACGACGATTCGAACCAGACCGGTCAGATGCTTGCCGCTTTGGCGGGTCTGCCGCAGGCGACGTTCGCATCGAAAGTCGTGATCGCCGATGGCCGCGCCACTGTCGCGCGTGAAGTGGATGGTGGCGCGGAAACGCTGTCGCTCAAGCTGCCCGCCGTCGTCACGACGGACCTGCGCCTGAACGAGCCGCGCTACGTGACGCTGCCCAACATCATGAAGGCCAAGAAGAAGCCGCTGACGACCGTGACGCCCGCCGATCTCGGCGTCGATGTCGCACCGCGTCTGAAGACGCTCAAAGTCACCGAGCCGCCGAAGCGCAGCGCCGGCGTGACGGTGCCCGACGTCAAGACGCTGGTCGAGAAACTGAAAACCGAAGCAAAGGTGATCTAA
- a CDS encoding MetQ/NlpA family ABC transporter substrate-binding protein: MQRRFILKFAAALGAASLMSTLAHADDNAIKVGVTGGPHAQVMEVVKQVAAKSGLKITVVEFSDYVQPNAALAAGDLDANSYQHQPYLDAQVKDRGYKLIKVADTVTFPMGIYSKKVKSLSELGNGARIAVPNDPTNGGRALLLLQKQGLLKLRADAGLKATPLDIVENPKKLKIVELDAAQIPRSLADVDAAAINTNFAMEAGLKPKSDAIAIEDPRGPYANVIAIRAADKDKPWVGKLVAAYHSPEVKQFIEGKYAGAVIAAW, from the coding sequence ATGCAACGTCGATTCATCCTGAAGTTCGCCGCAGCGCTCGGCGCGGCATCGCTCATGAGCACGCTCGCGCACGCGGACGACAACGCCATCAAGGTCGGCGTGACGGGCGGCCCGCACGCGCAAGTGATGGAAGTCGTGAAGCAGGTCGCCGCGAAAAGCGGGCTGAAGATCACGGTCGTCGAGTTCTCCGACTACGTGCAGCCGAACGCGGCGCTCGCGGCGGGCGATCTCGACGCCAACAGCTACCAGCATCAGCCGTATCTGGACGCGCAGGTGAAAGACCGCGGCTACAAGCTCATCAAGGTCGCCGATACGGTCACGTTCCCGATGGGCATCTATTCGAAGAAGGTGAAGTCGCTGAGCGAACTGGGCAACGGCGCGCGCATCGCCGTGCCGAACGATCCGACCAACGGCGGCCGCGCGTTGCTGCTGCTGCAGAAACAGGGCTTGCTGAAGCTGCGCGCCGATGCGGGCCTGAAGGCGACGCCGCTCGATATCGTCGAGAATCCGAAGAAGCTGAAGATCGTCGAACTGGATGCCGCGCAGATTCCGCGCTCGCTCGCCGATGTCGACGCCGCCGCCATCAACACGAACTTCGCGATGGAAGCGGGCCTGAAGCCGAAGTCCGACGCCATCGCCATCGAAGATCCGCGCGGCCCGTACGCGAACGTCATCGCCATCCGCGCCGCCGACAAGGACAAGCCGTGGGTCGGCAAGCTCGTGGCCGCCTATCATTCGCCGGAAGTGAAGCAGTTCATCGAGGGCAAGTACGCCGGCGCGGTCATCGCGGCCTGGTGA
- a CDS encoding methionine ABC transporter permease: MLSEMFDMFVQSFWETLIMVGISGLVGAAVGLPLGVLLYLTDRDGVLRNMAVNRVLGGIVNAVRSTPFIILLVAVIPFTRLIVGSSIGTAAAVVPLTIAAAPFIARLVETALREVDRGLIEAAQAMGATTSQIVFKVLLPESLPGVVAGLTITFVSLVGYSAMAGAIGGGGLGDLGIRYGYQRFLPEVMLAVVVILIVFVQLVQSFGDWLVRRLSHK, translated from the coding sequence ATGTTGAGTGAAATGTTCGACATGTTCGTGCAGTCGTTCTGGGAAACGCTGATCATGGTCGGCATCTCAGGGCTCGTCGGCGCGGCCGTGGGTCTGCCGCTCGGCGTGCTGCTCTATCTGACCGACCGCGACGGCGTGCTGCGAAACATGGCCGTGAACCGCGTGCTCGGCGGCATCGTCAATGCGGTGCGCTCGACGCCGTTCATCATCCTGCTCGTCGCGGTCATTCCGTTCACGCGGCTCATCGTCGGCTCGTCCATCGGCACGGCGGCGGCGGTCGTGCCGCTCACCATCGCGGCGGCGCCGTTCATCGCGCGGCTCGTCGAAACGGCGCTGCGCGAAGTGGATCGCGGTCTCATCGAAGCGGCGCAAGCCATGGGCGCGACCACGAGTCAGATCGTTTTCAAGGTGCTGCTGCCGGAGTCGCTGCCGGGCGTCGTCGCGGGACTCACCATCACGTTCGTCTCGCTGGTCGGCTATTCGGCGATGGCGGGCGCGATCGGCGGCGGCGGGCTCGGCGATCTCGGCATCCGCTACGGTTATCAGCGGTTCCTGCCGGAAGTCATGCTGGCGGTCGTCGTCATTCTCATCGTGTTCGTGCAGCTCGTGCAGTCGTTCGGCGACTGGCTCGTGCGCCGTCTGAGCCACAAATAA
- a CDS encoding methionine ABC transporter ATP-binding protein, which translates to MIDIRNLSQRFAGPRGWVEALHNVNLTIPAGEVFGIIGRSGAGKSTLVRTLNLLTRPSEGNVIVDGRDLTTLRPDDLRAARRDIGMIFQHFNLLSSRTVYGNVALPLELAGKKRAEVEAAVLPLLDLVGLTTHKDKYPAQISGGQKQRVGIARALASNPKVLLSDEATSALDPETTRAILDLLRKINRELGLTIVLITHQMEVIKQVCDRVAVLDAGRVVEEGKVVDVFMQPHHEVTRALIGDVIAHELPPALKARVAERLKSGSGHLLRLAFTGSGVDQPILSETIRRYELDFNILHGQIDEIQGQAFGSLAVLAGGQPVKVAEAIAYLRTQGVVVEELSHVE; encoded by the coding sequence ATGATCGACATACGTAACCTCTCGCAGCGTTTCGCGGGACCCCGAGGCTGGGTCGAAGCGCTGCACAACGTCAACTTGACGATTCCCGCCGGCGAAGTGTTCGGCATCATCGGGCGCAGCGGGGCGGGCAAGAGCACGCTGGTGCGCACGCTCAATCTGCTGACGAGGCCGAGCGAAGGCAACGTGATCGTCGATGGACGCGATCTCACGACGCTGCGCCCGGACGACTTGCGCGCCGCGCGCCGCGACATCGGCATGATCTTTCAGCACTTCAACCTGCTGTCGTCGCGCACGGTGTACGGCAACGTCGCGCTGCCGCTCGAACTCGCGGGCAAGAAGCGCGCGGAAGTAGAAGCGGCCGTGCTGCCGCTGCTCGACCTCGTCGGCCTCACCACGCACAAGGACAAATATCCGGCGCAGATCAGCGGCGGGCAGAAGCAGCGCGTGGGCATCGCGCGGGCGCTCGCGAGCAATCCGAAAGTGCTGCTCTCCGACGAAGCCACGTCCGCGCTCGATCCCGAAACCACGCGCGCGATTCTCGACCTGCTGCGCAAGATCAATCGCGAGCTCGGGCTGACCATCGTGCTCATCACGCATCAGATGGAAGTCATCAAGCAGGTCTGCGACCGCGTGGCCGTGCTGGATGCGGGACGCGTAGTCGAGGAAGGCAAGGTCGTCGATGTCTTCATGCAGCCGCATCACGAAGTCACGCGCGCGCTCATCGGCGATGTCATCGCGCACGAACTGCCGCCCGCGTTGAAGGCGCGCGTCGCCGAGCGGCTGAAGAGCGGCAGCGGCCATTTGCTGCGGCTCGCGTTCACGGGCTCGGGCGTCGACCAGCCGATCCTTTCCGAGACGATTCGCCGCTACGAACTGGACTTCAACATCTTGCACGGCCAGATCGACGAGATTCAGGGTCAGGCGTTCGGATCGCTCGCCGTGCTGGCGGGCGGTCAGCCGGTCAAGGTCGCGGAGGCGATCGCTTATTTGCGCACGCAAGGCGTGGTGGTGGAGGAGTTGTCCCATGTTGAGTGA
- a CDS encoding histone deacetylase family protein, with protein MATGFYTHTDCLQHDNGQWHPECPARLQAIEDQLIASRIDALIEREEAPLADEADLARVHTQAHIDYIKSRTPEQGRSELDPDTSMCPQSYRAALRAAGAAIAATDAVIEGRYDNAFCSVRPPGHHAEPARAMGFCLFNNIAIAARHALEVHGLQRVAVIDFDVHHGNGTEAAFTGDSRVLMCSFFQHPFYPFSGADSHAPNMVNVPLPARTKGMAVREVIDMMWLPRLEDFKPQMLFVSAGFDAHREDDLGNMGLVEDDYAWITEQIRAVAERHAEGRIVSCLEGGYNLSALGRSVVAHVRALAQI; from the coding sequence ATGGCCACCGGCTTCTACACCCACACCGACTGCCTGCAGCACGATAACGGCCAATGGCATCCCGAATGCCCGGCGCGCCTACAGGCCATCGAAGATCAACTCATCGCGAGCCGTATCGACGCCCTGATCGAGCGCGAAGAAGCGCCGCTCGCCGACGAAGCCGATCTGGCGCGCGTGCACACGCAGGCGCACATCGACTACATCAAGAGCCGCACGCCGGAGCAGGGGCGCAGCGAACTGGACCCGGACACGTCGATGTGTCCGCAGTCGTATCGCGCGGCGTTGCGCGCCGCGGGCGCGGCCATCGCCGCGACCGATGCCGTCATCGAAGGCCGCTACGACAACGCGTTTTGCAGCGTGCGTCCGCCGGGCCATCACGCGGAGCCCGCGCGCGCAATGGGCTTCTGTCTCTTCAACAACATCGCGATCGCCGCGCGTCATGCGCTGGAAGTGCACGGACTGCAACGCGTCGCGGTCATCGACTTCGACGTGCATCACGGCAACGGCACCGAAGCCGCGTTCACCGGCGACTCGCGCGTGCTGATGTGCAGCTTCTTCCAGCATCCGTTCTATCCGTTCAGCGGCGCGGACAGCCACGCGCCGAACATGGTGAACGTGCCGCTGCCCGCGCGCACGAAGGGCATGGCGGTGCGCGAAGTGATCGACATGATGTGGCTGCCGCGTCTGGAGGATTTCAAGCCGCAGATGCTGTTCGTCTCGGCCGGTTTCGACGCGCACCGCGAGGACGACCTCGGCAACATGGGACTCGTCGAAGACGATTACGCGTGGATCACCGAGCAGATTCGCGCGGTCGCCGAGCGCCATGCAGAAGGGCGCATCGTCAGTTGTCTAGAAGGTGGATACAACCTGTCCGCGCTCGGGCGCAGCGTCGTCGCGCATGTGCGGGCATTGGCGCAGATCTAG
- the mltB gene encoding lytic murein transglycosylase B yields MTFQFASLDSSLKPLTRAFIASLLCAIGGVCGNSALAQSQQPQSATPQGQVFEEEIVPQRYANNPNVEAFINDMVARYDFDPAALHDLFNHVSYSATAVKLVLPSPTPSLKNWRTYQSRFIEPIRINAGVKFWRANQATLQRASAQFGVPPEVIVGIIGVETIYGKYMGNFRALDALTTLTFDYPNTPNRAERQATFRKNLEDLLVWTRDSQIDPTTVLGSYTGAIGIPQFLPSSIVQYAVDFDGNGRIDLRTSPADAIGSVANYLKQNGWEPGRPVVWRIAGDEGSQGIAQAAADGQPEPHWSLAQLTKAGMLLTEPALNLSAEAATPLTVVDLPTPGRATEYTLGLKNFYVLTRYNRSFFYALAVYQLGEAVKARMAAGDASQ; encoded by the coding sequence ATGACTTTTCAGTTTGCCTCGCTCGATTCCTCTCTCAAGCCGCTGACGCGCGCGTTCATCGCTTCCTTGCTGTGCGCAATCGGCGGCGTCTGCGGCAACAGCGCGCTTGCGCAGTCGCAGCAGCCGCAGAGCGCGACGCCGCAAGGGCAAGTGTTCGAAGAAGAGATCGTGCCGCAGCGGTACGCGAACAACCCGAATGTCGAGGCGTTCATCAACGACATGGTCGCGCGCTACGACTTCGATCCCGCCGCGCTGCACGACCTCTTCAATCACGTGAGCTATTCCGCGACGGCGGTGAAGCTGGTGTTGCCGTCGCCCACGCCTTCGCTCAAGAACTGGCGCACGTACCAGTCGCGTTTCATCGAACCGATTCGTATCAACGCGGGCGTGAAGTTCTGGCGCGCGAATCAGGCCACGTTGCAGCGCGCGTCCGCGCAGTTTGGCGTGCCGCCGGAAGTGATCGTTGGGATCATCGGTGTCGAGACCATCTACGGCAAGTACATGGGCAATTTCCGCGCGCTCGACGCGCTGACCACGCTCACGTTCGACTACCCGAACACGCCGAACCGCGCCGAACGTCAGGCGACGTTCCGCAAGAATCTCGAAGACCTGCTCGTCTGGACGCGCGATTCGCAAATCGATCCGACCACCGTGCTCGGCTCTTACACCGGCGCGATCGGCATTCCGCAGTTTCTGCCGAGCAGCATCGTGCAGTACGCGGTGGACTTCGACGGCAACGGCCGCATCGACTTGCGCACGAGCCCGGCGGATGCCATCGGCAGTGTCGCGAATTATCTGAAGCAGAACGGCTGGGAGCCGGGTCGTCCGGTCGTGTGGCGCATTGCGGGCGATGAAGGCAGCCAGGGCATCGCGCAAGCCGCAGCCGACGGGCAGCCCGAGCCGCACTGGTCGCTCGCGCAGTTGACGAAGGCCGGCATGCTGCTGACCGAGCCGGCCCTGAACCTGAGCGCGGAAGCGGCCACGCCGCTGACCGTCGTCGACCTGCCGACGCCGGGCCGCGCGACGGAATACACGCTGGGCCTCAAGAACTTCTATGTGCTGACGCGCTACAACCGCAGCTTCTTCTACGCGCTCGCCGTGTATCAGTTGGGCGAGGCCGTCAAGGCGCGCATGGCGGCGGGCGACGCGTCGCAGTAA
- the cysM gene encoding cysteine synthase CysM — protein MAYMTIEDTIGNTPLVQLVRVVDDEIRSRNNVVLGKLEGNNPAGSVKDRPALSMIRKAEERGRIKPGDTLIEATSGNTGIALAMAAAVRGYKMVLIMPEDLSIERRQSMGAYGAQIILTPVTGGMEYARDLADQMQRDGRGIILDQFANPDNPLAHYETTGPELWRQTEGRITHFVSSMGTTGTIMGVSQYLKEKNEKIEIIGAQPEEGSRIPGIRKWPEAYLPKIFDRSRVDRVENVSQAAAEAMARRLASVEGIFAGISSGGACEVALRVARQLENATIVFIVCDRGDRYLSTGVFPA, from the coding sequence ATGGCTTACATGACTATCGAAGACACGATCGGCAATACGCCGCTCGTGCAACTCGTCCGCGTGGTGGACGATGAAATCCGCAGCCGCAACAACGTCGTGCTCGGCAAGCTCGAAGGCAATAACCCGGCCGGCTCGGTGAAGGACCGCCCGGCGCTGTCGATGATCAGGAAAGCTGAGGAGCGCGGCCGCATCAAGCCGGGCGACACGCTGATCGAGGCGACGAGCGGCAATACCGGCATTGCGCTCGCGATGGCAGCAGCCGTGCGCGGCTACAAGATGGTGCTCATCATGCCGGAGGACTTGTCCATCGAGCGGCGTCAGAGCATGGGCGCGTACGGCGCGCAGATCATCCTCACGCCGGTCACGGGCGGCATGGAATACGCGCGCGATCTCGCCGATCAGATGCAGCGCGACGGCCGCGGCATCATCCTCGATCAGTTCGCGAATCCGGACAATCCGCTCGCGCACTACGAAACCACCGGTCCTGAACTGTGGCGGCAGACCGAAGGACGCATCACGCATTTTGTCTCGTCGATGGGCACGACCGGCACGATCATGGGCGTGTCGCAGTATCTGAAGGAGAAGAACGAGAAGATCGAGATCATCGGCGCGCAGCCGGAAGAAGGCTCGCGCATTCCGGGCATCCGCAAATGGCCGGAAGCGTACCTGCCGAAGATTTTCGATCGCAGCCGCGTGGATCGCGTGGAGAACGTGAGTCAGGCTGCAGCCGAGGCGATGGCGCGGCGGCTCGCGTCGGTGGAAGGCATCTTCGCCGGCATTTCGTCGGGCGGCGCGTGCGAGGTCGCGCTGCGCGTTGCGCGTCAGCTCGAGAACGCGACCATTGTGTTCATCGTCTGCGACCGCGGCGACCGCTATCTGTCGACGGGCGTTTTTCCCGCCTGA
- a CDS encoding helix-hairpin-helix domain-containing protein — MFKQALSTLVALALTLSIGSALAAVDVNTANTDALRGIKGIGPAKAKAILDERQAHGPFKDAADLSSRVKGMGGKTVQRLTAEGLTIGTASKTAATGTPAATGANGANGVSATPVLSSQASKPVVVKK; from the coding sequence ATGTTCAAGCAAGCCCTTTCGACCCTCGTTGCGCTCGCGCTCACCCTGTCCATCGGTTCGGCGCTCGCAGCGGTCGATGTCAACACCGCCAATACCGATGCCTTGCGCGGCATCAAGGGCATCGGTCCGGCGAAGGCGAAAGCCATTCTCGATGAACGTCAGGCGCACGGCCCCTTCAAGGATGCGGCCGATCTCAGCTCGCGCGTCAAAGGCATGGGCGGCAAGACGGTGCAACGGCTCACGGCCGAAGGTCTGACCATCGGCACGGCGTCGAAGACGGCGGCCACGGGCACGCCTGCGGCCACCGGCGCCAATGGCGCCAATGGCGTCAGCGCGACGCCCGTGCTGTCGTCGCAGGCGTCGAAGCCGGTGGTCGTCAAGAAGTAA
- the rfaD gene encoding ADP-glyceromanno-heptose 6-epimerase, with protein MTFIVTGAAGFIGSNIVKALNERGEHRVIAVDNLTRADKFRNLVDCEIDDYLDKTEFVERFRRGDFGKVRAVFHEGACSDTMETDGRYMMDNNFRYSRDVMDICLAQGAQFLYASSAATYGGSSRFVEEREVEKPLNVYGYSKFLFDQIVRQVLPKAGSQIVGFRYFNVYGPRETHKGRMASVAFHNFNQFRAEGKVKLFGEYNGYAAGEQTRDFVSVEDVVKVNLHFLDHPEKSGIFNLGTGRAQPFNDIASTVVNSLRAIDGEAPLSLAELVQRGLIEYVPFPDALRGKYQCFTQADQTRLRAAGYEAPFLTVQEGVDRYVRWLFGQL; from the coding sequence ATGACTTTCATCGTTACCGGGGCGGCCGGCTTTATCGGCAGCAATATCGTCAAGGCGCTCAACGAGCGCGGCGAGCATCGCGTGATCGCGGTGGACAACCTCACGCGCGCCGACAAGTTCAGGAATCTCGTCGATTGCGAGATCGACGATTACCTCGACAAGACGGAGTTCGTCGAGCGCTTCCGGCGCGGGGACTTCGGCAAGGTGCGCGCGGTGTTCCACGAAGGCGCCTGCTCCGACACGATGGAAACCGACGGCCGCTACATGATGGACAACAACTTCCGGTACAGCCGGGACGTGATGGACATCTGTCTCGCGCAGGGCGCGCAGTTTCTGTATGCGTCGTCGGCGGCGACCTACGGCGGGTCGAGCCGGTTTGTCGAGGAACGCGAAGTCGAGAAGCCGCTCAACGTGTACGGCTACTCGAAGTTCCTCTTCGACCAGATCGTGCGTCAGGTGTTGCCGAAGGCAGGCAGCCAGATCGTCGGCTTCCGCTATTTCAACGTGTACGGGCCGCGCGAGACGCACAAGGGGCGCATGGCGTCGGTCGCGTTCCACAACTTCAACCAGTTCCGCGCGGAAGGCAAGGTCAAGCTCTTCGGCGAGTACAACGGCTACGCGGCCGGCGAGCAGACGCGCGATTTCGTGTCCGTGGAAGACGTGGTGAAGGTCAATCTGCACTTCCTCGATCACCCGGAGAAGTCGGGCATCTTCAATCTCGGCACGGGGCGCGCGCAGCCGTTCAACGACATTGCGTCGACGGTCGTCAACTCGCTCCGCGCAATCGACGGCGAAGCGCCGCTGTCGCTCGCTGAACTCGTGCAGCGCGGGCTGATCGAGTACGTTCCGTTTCCCGACGCGCTGCGCGGCAAGTACCAGTGCTTCACGCAAGCGGACCAGACGCGCCTGCGCGCAGCCGGTTACGAAGCGCCGTTTCTTACCGTTCAGGAAGGCGTCGACCGCTACGTGCGTTGGCTATTCGGCCAGCTATAA